The genomic stretch TTGATTAAAAACATTTTACTTTCATTCCTTTGGAATTGTTGTCATGTGCAAAGTCGGCCCAAGCACTATCAAATGAAATCTTGATTAGATGGCCTCTTAGATGTGGCCAGAGGGACTAAATTAAACTTTAATGGTTATAGTATCTTCCCTTGTTTTCATTGCCAACCTTTTGTACTGCTGGCAGCTATCATTGCCTTGTAAACCTTGTAATTATTCCCTGGAATCACAGTATATGAAgctatttgaatttttttctatCCAATGTGCTCAATCTTGTTTAGAACAAACTGGTTCTCTCTGTTTCTCTAGGATCTAATTTTTTCCTTTATAAATCTGCTACCCATCATTGCACAGTGAAATATCCTTCTCAGTGCCCACTCTCTTTACATATGCATGATTGAACACATCTAATTTTGCTTACATTGTGATCATTTGGTGAGAGTGGCACGAGTAATGATTAATCAAAGTTGTCTGACAGGAACCACAAACTAGTGCAGCGCCAACCTCAGCTCCAGTATCCAATACTCCTCAGCCCCCTTCAGAAGTGTGAGATTTGTCTTTATGTGTTCTGATATTGCTTGGAGTTCCATTTATCACCTCGCCACACTTTCCTGTATATTTTGCGTGGATGCTTGCGAGTGAGTAGATATGTTTCCTTTCTAACTAATATGCCTTGAATGGTACTTAAATTTCTTTAGAGCTGCTGCGCCTGTGGCCGCTTCTGCTCCTGCTTCAGCTGCCAGTGAAGTGTGAGTATCTGTCAAATGAGATTTGTTGTCAATTAGGCTCTGCTCAGCATAGCTTTCTATTTAATGAATGTGATCTGAATAAATGGTATGTTGTGGGTAttgattgttgttttttttttatcacagtGCAGCTGTGTATGGTGAAGCTGCATCTAATCTAGTTGCTGGTAGCAACCTTGACGGAACAATCCAGCAGATTCTTGATATGGGCGGGGGAACTTGGGACAGAGATACAGTTGTTCGAGCCCTCCGTGCTGCTTTCAACAATCCAGAAAGAGCAGTTGAATATTTATACTCTGTAAGCATGTGATGTTTATTTCTAATATTTACTGAAAATTGGTCTGATGTTTTTGGTGATAGTGGGGAGTTTTCACATAATGCCCTAATGTGTAAAGCTGACTATGAAAAAAAGGATGTTTATGTTTTTCACGATATGGATGCATTCATGGAACTAGGcgacatcactcttattcgtTCTTATGTTGTTCTCAACCTGACCTATTAATTAAGAGTTTTTGCCATGTGGTGGCCTATTTTATTCATGCTTTTCCTGGTTAACTATTACTGTTGTTGGCATCTCTGTCCTTATTACTAGCTTTTAATTTGTCCCAGGGGATCCCTGAATCAGCAGAAGCTCCTCCTACATCCGCCAGTGTTCCAAGTAGGCAGGCTGTTAATGTTCCTTCTCAACCTCAAGCAGCTCAACCAGCAGCTGTACCTTCAACTGGCCCCAATGCTAATCCACTGGATCTTTTTCCGCAGGTTCTTGTATATTTTAGGTTTTGCTTTACATAGatcttaataaaattatttgggCCATAGAATCATGGTAATATTATATAGGGGTTTCCAAGTATGGGCGCAAATGCTGGTGGTGCGAATACACTAGATTTTCTACGTAACAGTCCCCAGGTACAGTTGTGTGAATCTGAGTACCCcaatcaaaattaattattttcatgtCTCAACATATCACTCGTGAAAGCATTTTGCTCATATTTTCTGCTGCAGTTTCAAGCCTTAAGAGCGATGGTTCAGGCCAACCCTCAGATCTTGCAGGTATGGAGGCACTCTTATTATGAGTATCTATGCTCTATCAATTATTTATGACACGTTTCTGTTTGCTAAGACTTGAGGGATATCGTTATTTGTTGGCAGCCCATGCTTCAGGAACTAGGAAAGCAAAATCCCCAGTTAGTAAGATTGATTCAAGAACACCAAGCTGATTTTCTCCGTCTTATCAATGAGCCAGCAGCTGAAGGCGGGGAAGGGTACAATAAGTTTTCTATTTATGCTGAAGACATAGTTGCAGCTGTGAGTTTATATAATTGGGTCCTAAATATGTGCTTCTTTTCTCGATGCAGTGTTAACAACATACTGGGCCAGCTTGCAGGATCAATGCCACAGGCTATATCAGTTACTCCTGAGGAACGTGAAGCTATAGAAAGGGTAAGCGCTTTGACTAAATTTCAATTCTTAGTGTTTCTGAAGATTGCAACACTTTCTGAAATCTTTAATGAGATGTGCCTTTATCGTGGGCCACAGAATGTTTTCGGTTACCTAGTTGGTTTAGATGCAACGAAGCCACTCCCCTCCTCCTCCCACACACCCACCATccaacacacaacacacacacacacacattgatACACAAATAGACTGAGTGTATTTGTTAGCCGTCCTCTTTTATTATACTATCATTCAACCATTGTATTTTCACTTATAAATATCTGAAGTAGTAAACGATTAGAAATGGGACTGTTTCATTTACTTTTTAGCATCTCGTTTACAGCTTGAAGCTATGGGATTTGATCGAGAACTTGTCCTGGAGGTGTTCTTTGCCTGCAACAAGAATGAGGAGTTGGCTGCCAATTACCTCTTGGATCACATTCATGAGTTTGAAGAGTAACAATAGGCATCAATGTGAATATATATTACCTTTTTCAGTCTCAAATGTGTCCCCTTTAATACCATCGTATTTTCATGTTGTGGTTTCATATAACTACTCTATGCGGTTATAGTTGAGCTACTTTAGCATCTTACTATGGTTTATTAGGCGTAGCAGACTTGATGCTTAGAGAAATGTAATTATAGACTGCTGTTTATGAAAATTCTATTTTCAGCGTCACAAGGTTCACAGTCAGCATGATTGCTACCTTTTGATTTCACCTATTTACCACTACTTTTACATATTGATCCTTTTAATTTGGAAAAGTTTTCATGAAAATTTATGTGGCCTCTTTCATGAGAACTTCACACATAATGATGTGTTGCACGCGTCGATGCCTCAAATCGACACGGTAATATTGGTTAAACTTATTATTGCTAAATGGTTAAAGTTAATATGCTACTACTAAATTTAAGTGAGCTATAATGGCCCCTTTCATTTTATAGAGAAAGCAAAAGGCATTGTTGTTCTAAGTCAGCCTCAGCATGGGATCATAGACATGTATTAGGGCCTAATTTTGTAGGACGTGTTAAAGCATCTTTTGTAATGAAGTTAAAGAAACTCGTGGGTGGAGCTAAGTGGAGTTTGGAGACGGCCTACTTTCTTTAACGAGTAAGATCAAGTTCAAAGAGATGGGTCATGTAATCTCTTGTCTCTTTAGTTatctatttaaatattttataaatattggaTTAGAGAATTCTCATCACAGCGATGCTGACACGTAAACTGTTATAGTGATTGGTTTGAGCCACCGGCATGCACgtttaaggacctaaatccatATTTTCCAGAAGTGTGACCACTTTTGTCAAGATCAGTCGTCTTCTACAGCCCACCCCACTATCTTTCGATTACAACACAAAATCGTCCTTTAAAATCTCATTAGAGGGAGAGAAGTAGGGAAGAATCAGTCTTCAATTGTGACCAGAAACTTTTATAGTGTGCCTAAATGATTTGAGTAAACAGTATGTGTGACCGTGTAGTTTTGCCACATAGAAAAATCGTTTTAGTAAATGcttctaatttttaatttgaatattgATAAAGATCTCATGAGATGATCACCTAAACATCCGAATTATAATGCAGCCTAATTATTCTTATAAATAAAACCGgtgtgttttctttctttctgcCTTTCTAGAGGTTGTTGaatccaaattaaacaattatgCATTACACGAATTGAATATTGCTTACGGGTAATGATATTAATGGAATCTTCCTCAATCATGTTAACTCGAGATTTTATGTCAAGTCACACTTTGAAAGCAAGTTTCACTTTGCTTTGAATTTGTATTATGTTCAAAAAGTTCAACTACTTATAATATATGATGCAACAACATATTGTAAAGGAATAATATATATGATAATGATTTAGGTGAATCAGGAATTCTCGATTTTTTGTATGACCTAACTACATATAAacttataatagtagtatttaaaataaatcatttaTTCATAATCGGTGAAAGTGTGCCATCCACCACCTTGAAATAGTTAAGCATGTGGTCTTAAACTAAATTAACTAATGGGGGTTAAATAGACAATAATGACCAAATAGAGATAACAAAAGAACTAGACGCAAGTTCTGTGGAACGAATATTGTTAACTCACTATGATGTATTATTACTTATTACCAAATTCAGATTGAATATACTATCTTCAGGTAATGTCACATTTAAGGTAATTTAACAATtgagttagttaattatggacaAAAACTCCATTCAAAGTCTACCCATATATAGTTAAATTTGTATAcgcataaaattattttaagtaTAGTtcatactactactagtattatataCGATTAATTTAAGAATTATAAGACAGAAATGAAAATACTTATTGAGTTAGTAGTAATATACGATTAAATTTTTATACgcataaaattattttacataTTACTCTCAGTAATGGCTGCAAGAACTCTCTATACTTGTACTTACAAAATGACACATGAGACGCATTCTAAAATTATTCATACAAATTAAACTACGCAAGCATATAATTATAATCATATCATTTTATAAGAGTAAATACAGTTAATTTATAATAGTAATTGATACaattaattagtaaagtatAAACGAAAAGAAATATCCCCCAAAAAATGAACAACAAATAAACACAGCCGCAAACGGCATGGCGACAGAAATCATTTCCAAAAGAATTCACTGCTGTCCTCCTCTCTTTCACAAGCAAAATTTTTCACGATTTCTTCTCTTTCATGAAACCATATATCTCTGCATCACTCTCCCATTCCCATTCCTCTCAACTTTTGTTCTCTTTTACATCTTGTTgttttgcttttgttgcttCGCGGCTTGTATATATACCAATTTGAATGCAACTCCAACTACCATTTACcaccacataaaataaaaagaagctATTTACAATGGTAATTGATGGTAAGAGAAAAAAgtgcataaaaaaaattaatgaaatgaagaaaaggttAGGCCTAGTAGCTAGGCTGCGTGCATCCATAGAAAACTATGTAatgcctataaataggtggCTAACACCAACTCAAAAATACCCAACACTCACAGCATGGAAATGACGAAGCAAATTTCCCGAAGGAAACAAGGTGGCATGATCACTATGCCCTTCATCTTTGGTAagcaacatttttttttcttagtaAACATAAATCCTCTAGTAATAATCAAGATTCAAGACATAACATCATAGTATAAATGCATTTCCTATGTTTTAAGTATATATGTTTATTTGCAGCAAATGAAATATGTGAGAAACTGGCTGTGGTCGGATTTGGTACAAACATGTTAAGCTACTTAACAAGCGAGTTGCATCTCCCGCTCACTCAGGCGGCCAACACCCTCACCAACTTCGGCGGCACCTCCGCCATGACGCCGCTCCTTGGCGCTTTTATCGCCGACTCTTTCGCCGGAAGATTCTGGACCATCACATTCGCTTCAATCATATACCAAATCGTTGAGTTTCCTACTTCTCATATATGAACTATACCTAAATTTGCGTTTTTAACCACCTCTAAATTTTGGTAAATAAATATGCTTCTATTacaaatttcattaattgatcAATACTCAATTTTCCAGAGTCTAATGTGAAATTCGGATGGACGAACGATATTTTTCTAATAACCAATAATGTTAAAGGAATCCGGGAAAGACAGAAAGTAGAGTTTAGACAACAACTTTCAAGCTATTATCCGACCACTTCTAATAACTAAAACACAACAATATGGACACTTTACACCACTTATTACAATGTTGGTGCTAATTAAAACACAATTTGTGTGATTGGAAGCAGGGGATGATAAGCTTAACAGTGTCAGCAGTTGTGCCGAAGCTAAGGCCACCCCCTTGCAAAGACGGCCAAGTCTGCCAAGAAGCGAGCTCTGGGCAGCTGGGCGTGCTCTACGCCTCGCTCCTACTGACGGCGCTGGGGTCCGGTGGGATAAGGCCGTGCGTGGTGTCGTTTGGGGCCGATCAGTTCGATGAGAACGAGCCGGAGCAGAAGACGAGCACGTGGAAGTTCTTCAACTGGTACTACTTCTGCATGGGTGCATCCATCCTCGTGGCCAACACCGTCATCGTCTACATCCAAGACAACATCGGGTGGGGCTGGGGCCTCGGAATCCCCACTGCCGCCATGTTTCTCTCTGTTGTGGCGTTTGTTGCCGGATACCCTTTGTACCGGAAACTCGACCCCGCTGGCAGCCCCTTCACGCGCCTAATGCAAGTCGCGGTCGCTGCCTTCCGAAAGAGGCACGTGCCTGTTTCGGAAGGCACGATGTTGTACGAGAATAGGGAGCTAGATGTTCCTATATCAATTGGTGGGAAGCTACTCCATACCCAAAGCATGAAGTAAGTATATAAAAATTTTCCAGTCATTTTTCAGTTTCAGTCTAAATATACTCTCAGAGTTAGTTAAATTTAGTCCAAAGTCAGCAACCTAATACCAAGACCTAAATTCAATTGGTAATAGGCATGGTAGATGGTAGACTTATATAGTTGTTTCAGTCTTCTCTTTACATTGATGTATGATATTACTATTATAGCCCGcagggcgtagcgcagttggcaacggaggggcagatcttgctgatattactattataattattttttgtttcaattgccaacaacaAGATCCTTAACGACCACACACACAGGTTTTTGGACAAGGCTGCCGTGGCAACTGAAGAAGACAACCTGAAAGCCCCGAACACATGGCGGCTGAGCACGGTCCACCGCGTGGAGGAGCTGAAATCGCTGATCCGAATGGGGCCAATATGGGCCGCGGGAATCCTCCTAATCACAGCGTCTGCCCAGCAAAACACCTTCTCCCTCCAGCAGGCCAAGTCCATGGACCGCCACATCACCAAAACCTTCCAAATCCCGGCCGCATCAATGAGCGTCTTCACACAGCTCTCCATGCTCTCCACCATCATCTTCTACGACCGCCTGTTCGTCCCCACCACGCGCCGCCTCACTGGCCTCGACCGCGGCGTATCCTTCCTGACCCGCATGGCCGTCGGCTTCCTCATCTCCCTCCTAGCCACGTTCGCCGCCGGATTCATCGAGATCCGCCGCAAGCAGGCCGCCGCAGCCGCCGGACTGATGGACAGCCCCCACGAGGTGATCCCGATCTCAGCCCTGTGGCTGATGCCGCAGTATTGCCTCCATGGGATCGCGGAGGCGTTCATGTCGATCGGGCATCTGGAGTTCTTCTACGACCAGGCGCCGGAGAGCATGAGGAGCACCGCGACGGCGCTGTTCTGGCTGTCGATCTCGGCCGGGAGCTACACGAGCACGCTGCTGGTGACGGTGGTGCACAGGGTGAGCGATTGGCTGCCGGATAGGAATCTGAATAGGGGGAAATTGGAGTATTTCTATTGGTTGATCACGTTGTTGCAGCTGGTTAACTTGGTTTATTACTTGATTTGCGCCAAATATTACACGCTTAAGCCGGTGAAGGTTGGCGATGATGATGCGAAGGCTGAGGAAGATTGCTTTGAGCTGACG from Salvia splendens isolate huo1 chromosome 15, SspV2, whole genome shotgun sequence encodes the following:
- the LOC121769439 gene encoding ubiquitin receptor RAD23d-like, which gives rise to MKIFVKTLKGSHFEIEVKAEDRVEDVKKVIESNQGENVYPASQQMIIYQGEVLKDGTTLEENKVAESSFVVVMLAKTKVSPGEGSTTSSAPTIKEPQTSAAPTSAPVSNTPQPPSEVAAAPVAASAPASAASEVAAVYGEAASNLVAGSNLDGTIQQILDMGGGTWDRDTVVRALRAAFNNPERAVEYLYSGIPESAEAPPTSASVPSRQAVNVPSQPQAAQPAAVPSTGPNANPLDLFPQGFPSMGANAGGANTLDFLRNSPQFQALRAMVQANPQILQPMLQELGKQNPQLVRLIQEHQADFLRLINEPAAEGGEGVNNILGQLAGSMPQAISVTPEEREAIERLEAMGFDRELVLEVFFACNKNEELAANYLLDHIHEFEE
- the LOC121769539 gene encoding protein NRT1/ PTR FAMILY 3.1; amino-acid sequence: MEMTKQISRRKQGGMITMPFIFANEICEKLAVVGFGTNMLSYLTSELHLPLTQAANTLTNFGGTSAMTPLLGAFIADSFAGRFWTITFASIIYQIGMISLTVSAVVPKLRPPPCKDGQVCQEASSGQLGVLYASLLLTALGSGGIRPCVVSFGADQFDENEPEQKTSTWKFFNWYYFCMGASILVANTVIVYIQDNIGWGWGLGIPTAAMFLSVVAFVAGYPLYRKLDPAGSPFTRLMQVAVAAFRKRHVPVSEGTMLYENRELDVPISIGGKLLHTQSMKFLDKAAVATEEDNLKAPNTWRLSTVHRVEELKSLIRMGPIWAAGILLITASAQQNTFSLQQAKSMDRHITKTFQIPAASMSVFTQLSMLSTIIFYDRLFVPTTRRLTGLDRGVSFLTRMAVGFLISLLATFAAGFIEIRRKQAAAAAGLMDSPHEVIPISALWLMPQYCLHGIAEAFMSIGHLEFFYDQAPESMRSTATALFWLSISAGSYTSTLLVTVVHRVSDWLPDRNLNRGKLEYFYWLITLLQLVNLVYYLICAKYYTLKPVKVGDDDAKAEEDCFELTGRV